A part of Numenius arquata chromosome 2, bNumArq3.hap1.1, whole genome shotgun sequence genomic DNA contains:
- the VASH2 gene encoding tubulinyl-Tyr carboxypeptidase 2 isoform X2: MDGQTWERMWGHVERVHPDGGAVAAAIRSAARLARPSVPPVPNYKLSMSIPEWLQAIQTYMKMLQYLTNGQPSVERFPISFKTHFSGNYFHHVVLGIYCNGRYGSLGMSRRSDLMDKPLTYRTLSDLIFEFEDSYKKYLHSVKKVKIGLYVPHEPHSFQPIEWKQLVLNVSKMMRTEVRKELEKFARDMRMKILKPSSAHSPMKERSRGKSLSPRRRQASPQRRACRRDKSPAVVDRKRDLATLNEVGYQLRI, from the exons ATGGACGGGCAGACCTGGGAGCGGATGTGGGGGCACGTGGAGCGGGTACACCCCGACGGCGGCGCCGTGGCGGCGGCCATCCGGAGCGCCGCCCGCCTGGCTCGG CCCTCAGTGCCACCGGTGCCAAACTACAAGCTCTCCATGTCAATCCCAGAATGGCTCCAGGCAATACAGACCTACATGAAGATGCTGCA ATACTTAACGAACGGGCAGCCCTCTGTGGAACGATTCCCCATCAGCTTTAAAACCCACTTCTCAGGGAACTATTTTCATCATGTGGTGCTCGGGATTTACTGCAATGGCCGGTATGGGTCGCTGGGCATGAGCAGACGATCAGATCTGATGGACAAACCTCTAACTTACCGAACTCTGAGCGACCTCATCTTTGAATTTGAAGACTCCTATAAAAAGTACTTACATTCagtcaaaaaagtaaaaattggaTTATACGTCCCGCACGAGCCGCACAGCTTTCAGCCCATCGAGTGGAAACAGCTGGTCCTCAACGTATCCAAAATGATGCGCACAGAAGTCAGGAAGGAGCTGGAGAAGTTTGCCCGGGATATGAGGATGAAG ATTCTGAAACCCTCAAGTGCCCATTCTCCGATGAAAGAGAGATCACGGGGTAAGTCGTTGTCCCCTCGCCGAAGGCAAGCCAGCCCTCAGAGACGGGCCTGCAGAAGAGACAAATC
- the VASH2 gene encoding tubulinyl-Tyr carboxypeptidase 2 isoform X1, whose protein sequence is MTGAAAGGGGGGPGSTRRAAVGKAGGRSRSAQPRAAGGGGGSGGGSEEEEQRDGGSLFLVNKSGFPMDGQTWERMWGHVERVHPDGGAVAAAIRSAARLARPSVPPVPNYKLSMSIPEWLQAIQTYMKMLQYNHTGTQFFEIRKTRPLSGLMETAKEMTRESLPIKCLEAVILGIYLTNGQPSVERFPISFKTHFSGNYFHHVVLGIYCNGRYGSLGMSRRSDLMDKPLTYRTLSDLIFEFEDSYKKYLHSVKKVKIGLYVPHEPHSFQPIEWKQLVLNVSKMMRTEVRKELEKFARDMRMKILKPSSAHSPMKERSRGKSLSPRRRQASPQRRACRRDKSPAVVDRKRDLATLNEVGYQLRI, encoded by the exons ATgacgggcgcggcggcgggcggcggcggcggcggccccgggagcACCCGCCGTGCGGCGGTCGGCAAGGCGGGGGGCCGGTCGCGGAGCGCCCAGccgcgggcggcgggcggaggcggcgggagcggcggcggctcggaggaggaggagcagcgggACGGCGGGTCCCTCTTCTTGGTGAACAAGAGCGGCTTCCCCATGGACGGGCAGACCTGGGAGCGGATGTGGGGGCACGTGGAGCGGGTACACCCCGACGGCGGCGCCGTGGCGGCGGCCATCCGGAGCGCCGCCCGCCTGGCTCGG CCCTCAGTGCCACCGGTGCCAAACTACAAGCTCTCCATGTCAATCCCAGAATGGCTCCAGGCAATACAGACCTACATGAAGATGCTGCA ATACAATCACACGGGAACACAGTTCTTCGAGATTAGAAAAACCAGACCTCTAAGTGG gTTAATGGAGACAGCAAAAGAAATGACCAGGGAGTCCTTACCTATCAAATGCCTTGAAGCAGTTATCCTGGGGAT ATACTTAACGAACGGGCAGCCCTCTGTGGAACGATTCCCCATCAGCTTTAAAACCCACTTCTCAGGGAACTATTTTCATCATGTGGTGCTCGGGATTTACTGCAATGGCCGGTATGGGTCGCTGGGCATGAGCAGACGATCAGATCTGATGGACAAACCTCTAACTTACCGAACTCTGAGCGACCTCATCTTTGAATTTGAAGACTCCTATAAAAAGTACTTACATTCagtcaaaaaagtaaaaattggaTTATACGTCCCGCACGAGCCGCACAGCTTTCAGCCCATCGAGTGGAAACAGCTGGTCCTCAACGTATCCAAAATGATGCGCACAGAAGTCAGGAAGGAGCTGGAGAAGTTTGCCCGGGATATGAGGATGAAG ATTCTGAAACCCTCAAGTGCCCATTCTCCGATGAAAGAGAGATCACGGGGTAAGTCGTTGTCCCCTCGCCGAAGGCAAGCCAGCCCTCAGAGACGGGCCTGCAGAAGAGACAAATC